One stretch of Arachis hypogaea cultivar Tifrunner chromosome 20, arahy.Tifrunner.gnm2.J5K5, whole genome shotgun sequence DNA includes these proteins:
- the LOC112786615 gene encoding B3 domain-containing transcription factor VRN1-like, whose protein sequence is MALQKIPNKFSRKYGGDMPNPVQLQPPDGTEWRIDWTNHDGEILFENGWKEFATFYTLENGHVLWFEYNGTSNIKVNIFDMSALEIDYPSNGRIGDDNSVEILDEPPARRGRGRPKKNVIAEPKQSRASTSTSKIMKSAIKTKDIDKNPNTKKLKQHVENEKDGQSEESADLKLPIIQRARPDMDVIREAKKFKSKNPSFVIKIKQMHQTGSPANLPVCFFRMYFENRKQWHATLIYYPNRKNALISNWRLFLEENNLKAGDVCIFELINRQGPDLKVHIRRSHD, encoded by the exons ATGGCATTGCAGAAAATACCAAACAAGTTCAGTAGAAAATATGGTGGTGATATGCCAAATCCAGTGCAACTCCAGCCTCCAGATGGCACTGAATGGAGAATAGATTGGACTAATCATGATGGTGAGATTCTGTTTGAAAACGGTTGGAAAGAGTTTGCTACATTTTACACTTTGGAGAATGGTCATGTGTTGTGGTTTGAGTACAATGGAACTTCTAACATCAAAGTAAACATATTCGACATGAGTGCCCTCGAAATTGATTATCCTTCCAATGGCCGAATCGGTGATGACAACTCGGTTGAGATTTTGGATGAACCGCCGGCACGAAGGGGCCGAGGCCGGCCGAAGAAAAATGTGATAGCAGAACCAAAGCAATCACGTGCTTCTACTTCTACAAGCAAAATAATGAAAAGTGCCATCAAAACTAAAGATATAGATAAAAATCCCAATACAAAAAAATTGAAGCAGCATGTCGAGAATGAAAAAGATGGTCAATCTGAAGAGTCAGCAGATCTTAAGCTTCCAATAATTCAACGTGCCAGACCAGATATGGATG TTATTAGAGAAGCAAAGAAGTTCAAGTCGAAAAATCCTTCTTTTGTCATAAAGATTAAGCAAATGCACCAAACAGGATCACCAGCA AATCTTCCAGTTTGTTTCTTCAGGATGTACTTCGAGAACAGGAAGCAGTGGCATGCAACATTGATCTATTATCCAAATAGGAAGAATGCCCTGATCTCTAATTGGCGCTTGTTCCTTGAAGAAAATAACTTAAAAGCCGGAGATGTTTGTATCTTTGAGCTCATTAACAGACAAGGTCCAGATCTTAAGGTTCATATTCGTCGTAGCCATGATTAG